A region of Dermochelys coriacea isolate rDerCor1 chromosome 1, rDerCor1.pri.v4, whole genome shotgun sequence DNA encodes the following proteins:
- the LOC119842321 gene encoding olfactory receptor 51I1-like, translating into MMDFNSTSFHPVTFQLSGFPGQKAAYHWISIPFCVFYVTAMVGNCTVFCIIWADRHLHQPMYLFLCMLSVNDLGMCLSTLPTVLSIFFFHVADVPFDACLAQMFFIHSFSFMESGILLAMSLDRFVAICDPLRYVAILTNPRIVRIGLAIVIKSTSMLFPFPFLIKRLPICKGNVLSHAYCLHPDMMRLACADTTINNIYGLFAILVTYGLDSVFIILSYVKILGTVFNISSHEQRLTALNTCISHICAVLLFYVPIIAVSVMHRFGKNAPHLVHILLSCAYLFVPPVLNPIVYSVKTKEIRKRISRIFSRDLM; encoded by the coding sequence ATGATGGATTTCAATAGCACCAGCTTCCATCCTGTCACATTCCAACTGTCCGGGTTCCCAGGCCAGAAAGCTGCTTACCACTGGATCTCAATCCCTTTCTGTGTGTTCTACGTCACCGCCATGGTAGGGAATTGTACTGTTTTCTGCATTATCTGGGCAGACCGGCATCTCCATCAGCCCATGTATTTGTTCCTTTGCATGCTCTCGGTCAATGACCTTGGTATGTGTCTGTCGACCCTGCCCACGGTGCTCAGCATCTTCTTCTTCCATGTTGCAGACGTCCCGTTTGATGCCTGCCTGGCCCAGATGTTTTTCattcactccttttctttcatggaGTCGGGGATTTTACTGGCCATGTCGTTGGATCGCTTTGTCGCCATCTGTGACCCATTGCGCTACGTGGCCATCTTGACCAACCCCAGGATTGTGAGAATTGGGCTGGCCATTGTGATTAAAAGTACCAGCatgctcttccctttcccctttctGATTAAACGGCTGCCAATCTGCAAAGGCAATGTCCTCTCCCATGCCTACTGCTTGCACCCAGACATGATGAGACTGGCATGTGCGGACACAACCATCAATAACATCTACGGATTATTTGCCATCCTTGTCACATACGGCTTAGACTCAGTGTTCATCATCCTATCGTACGTTAAGATTCTAGggactgtttttaatatttcatccCATGAACAGCGCCTCACAGCCCTGAACACCTGCATCTCGCACATCTGCGCTGTCTTACTCTTTTACGTCCCAATAATTGCTGTCTCTGTTATGCACAGGTTCGGGAAAAATGCCCCTCATCTTGTGCATATTCTTCTATCCTGTGCCTACCTCTTTGTCCCCCCTGTGTTAAACCCAATTGTTTACAGTGTGAAGACGAAGGAGATTCGCAAGAGGATCTCCCGAATATTCTCCAGAGACTTAATGTGA